GTGAGCATCCAGCCCCACCAGTGACCTCGGTTTCCCCTTGCCCACTAGTGACACTAAAACCTGTTGTGATAATGTCAGGACATATGCGGCAGGTGGGCAACGGTCGGCACGGGCTCGAGGGAGAGCCTCCGAGTCGGTGATGGCCCGCGAAGTCTGACGCCTCGAACCTCGGGGCGCCTGGCTGCCGCGGAACCGGCGAACCCGGCCATCAGCCACCGATGAGGAGAACAGCATGACCCTGCTCGAAACAGTGCCTTCCAACGACGATGGCGCTCCAGCCACTCAGCTCGCGCCGCTCGCGTGGGCAGCCCAGAACACCAAGACCGCGCTCTGGAATGACTCTGCAGACCCCGAGGAGCTCAAGAAGTCGATCGAGTTCGGCGCGGTCGGCGCGACCTGCAACCCCGTCATTGCCTTCGCCGCCATCAAGAAGCGCCCAGACGTCTGGGGTCCGCGCATCCAGGAGATCGCAGCGCAGAACCCACCTGGGGTGAGTCGGAGATCGGCTGGCAGGCTGTTCGCGACCTCTCTGTCGACGCGGCTCGCCTCCTCGAGCCGGAGTTCGAGCGAAGCGGAGGCCGCAACGGTCGCCTCTCCATCCAGACCGACCCCCGCCTGCACCGCGACGCTGCGGCCCTCGCCGACCAGGCCGAGGAGTTCTCGAAGCTCGCGAAGAACATCATCGTCAAGATCCCCGCCACGAAGACGGGCATCGAGGCCATGGAAGAGGCCGCCTACCGCGGTGTCAGCATCAACGCGACCCTCAGCTTCACTGTGCCCCAGGCTGTCGCCGTCGGTGCCGCGCTCGAGCGTGCCCTCGACCGCCGCGCCGCGGATGGCCTCCCCGAGCAGGAGTTCGGGCACGTCGTCACCATCATGGGCGGGCGCCTCGACGACTGGCTCAAGAAGTGGACGACCGCGAACCGCATCCTCGTCACCCCGGGCATCCTCGAGTGGGCCGGCGTCGCCGCCCTCAAGCACGCGCACTCCGTCTTCCAGGAGCGCGGCTACCGCAGCCGCGTCCTCTCGGCTGCGTTCCGCAACCAGCTCCAGTGGTCAGAGCTCGTGGGCGGCGACATCGTCGTCTCCCCGCCCTTCGACTGGCAGGCGCGCATCAACGAGAACAACATCGCCGTCTCCGAGCGCATCCACGTGCCCGTCGACGCCGCCATTCTCGACGAGCTCGAGACGCTCAGCGAGTTCCGCCGGGCCTACGAGGTCGAAGGCATGACTCCCGAGGAGTTCGAGAACTTCGGTGCGGCGCGCAACACGCTCCGCCAGTTCCTCGACGCTGATGCGCAGCTCGACGCTCTCGTGCGCGACATCCTCGTGCCAGCCGCCTAGGCGCATCCGCGGTTCCAGCCGCTTCCCGAGCTGAGTTCGGCCGCACCGTGTCGCGACACCCGGAGTGCGCTGAGCTCACCTCGCCTGCTGCTCAATCAGCGTGGCGACGCTTGGGGGAGGGTCCCTAGTTTTCTCGCGAGGAAAGCCATCGGCCCTCCCCTTTCGCGCGCCTGCGCATCTGCGCCTGCGCCTGCGTGCATCCGCGAGAGTGAGTGAGATGCAGGCTCTTTCGACGAAAACGGCGCTTCTGGCTGTCCTTTCGGGCTCGGATGGGTGAAGGTGAGAGGGCGGCTTGGGTGTTCAGGGGCGTCAGGGTGCGGGAGTGTTGCGGCGGGCGGCGGGCAGTACGACGTTGTCGATGATGCCCACGAGGAACTCGCGGTCGGGTGACTTGCGCAGGATGAGCGTGCGGAACGCGGCCATCGCGGGCGCGATCATGCTGAGGGTGTCGAGGTCGACGTCAGCCGCGATCTCGCCGCGCTCGATCGCTCGCTGGAAGAGGACCCGGTTCGCCGCGGCGCGGGGCGCGACGATCGCCTCCTGCGCTGCGGCGGCCATCTCGGGGTCACGAGCGATCATCGAGATGACCCCCGTCATGACGTTGAGCTTGCGCTCCGCATCCCGGATGTTCGGCGGGCGCACCATGGCGACGAGGTCGCCGCGCAGGGTGCCAGTGTCTGGCAGGGTCTGGAGGTCGAGGTCCTTCGACTTCATGCACGCGACCGCATCCAGCACGAGGTCCGACTTCGATGCCCAGCGGCGTACAGCGTGGCCTTGCCCGCCTTCGCCCGGGTCGCGACCATGTCGATCGTCATTCCGTCGTAACCCGTCTCGGCGAGCACGTCCAGTGCCGCCTCGAGGATGTCGTTGTCGCGCGTGTGGTCGCGCTTGCGCCCAAGCCGCGGCTTCGCTGCCGCCCCGGGGGTCTGTGGTTCGGTGGCGTCTGGGCCCGCGCCTGCCGTCATCGCGGTGGTGTCGCCGGTGCTTCGGGGAGCTCGCGGCGAGGTTGGTCTGCGTCATTGAAACCGCCTCTCGTCGTTCCACAGGCTAGCTGTGCACATTACGGAACTTAGTGTATCCGAAACCAGCCAGTCTCGTATATGGTGATGCGCATGCCTGGATCATCAACACCCGCGACCGACAGTCGCCGCTGGTTGACGCTGGTCGTCGTCGGCCTCGCCCAGCTGATGGTCGTCCTTGATGCGACCGTCGTGAACATCGCCCTGCCCTCCGCGCAGGCAGACCTCGGCTTCTCGGACGGTCAGCGCCAGCGGATCGTCACCGCCTACTCGCTCGCCTTCGGGAGCCTCCTGCTCCTCGGCGGTCGCCTCTCCGACCTCATGGGTCGCAAGCGCACCTTCGTCATCGGCCTCATCGGCTTCGCCATCGCTTCCGCACTCGGCGGTGCTGCTCCCTCGTTCGAGCTGCTCGTCGCCGCCCGCGCCCTTCAGGGCGTCTTCGGAGCGCTCCTCGCTCCGACCGCCCTCGCCGTCCTCACGACCACCTTCACCATCCCGAAGGAACGCGCCCGTGCCTTCGGCGTCTTCGGCGCGATCGCCGGCGCCGGCGGAGCGGTCGGCCTCCTCCTCGGCGGAGTCCTCACCGAGGCCTTCGACTGGCGTTGGAACCTCTACATCAACGTGGCCATCGCGGCCGTTGCCCTCGTCGGCGCCTTCGTCTTTGTTCCGTCCATCGCGCGCACCGGCCCTCGTCCGAAGCTCGACATCCCCGGAACGCTGCTCGTCTCCGCGGGCCTCTTCGCCCTCGTGTACGGCTTCTCGCACGCCGAGACAGACGGCTGGGACTCGCCGCTCACATGGGGCATGCTCGCCGGCGCCGTCGTCTTCCTCGGGGCGTTCGTGTTCTGGCAGACCCGCGCCGGGCATCCGCTGCTCCCGCTGCACATCGTGCGCGACCGCAACCGCGGCGCCGCCTACCTGTCGGTCATGATCGCGGGTGCCGGAATGTTCGGCATCTTCCTCTTCGTCACCTACTACCTGCAGCTCACGCTCGGCTACTCGCCGATCCAGACCGGTCTCGCGTTCCTGCCGATGATCGCGATGCTGGTGCTCGCGGCGCAGCTCGGCACGAACATCTTCGTGCCGCGCTTCGGACCGAAGCTGCTCGTGCCGATCGGCATGACGATCGCCGCCTCTGGTATGGTCTGGCTCACGTTCCTGGATGCGACGAGCACGTACGCGGGGCACGTC
The window above is part of the Arthrobacter methylotrophus genome. Proteins encoded here:
- a CDS encoding transaldolase family protein produces the protein MGWQAVRDLSVDAARLLEPEFERSGGRNGRLSIQTDPRLHRDAAALADQAEEFSKLAKNIIVKIPATKTGIEAMEEAAYRGVSINATLSFTVPQAVAVGAALERALDRRAADGLPEQEFGHVVTIMGGRLDDWLKKWTTANRILVTPGILEWAGVAALKHAHSVFQERGYRSRVLSAAFRNQLQWSELVGGDIVVSPPFDWQARINENNIAVSERIHVPVDAAILDELETLSEFRRAYEVEGMTPEEFENFGAARNTLRQFLDADAQLDALVRDILVPAA
- a CDS encoding TetR-like C-terminal domain-containing protein; its protein translation is MKSKDLDLQTLPDTGTLRGDLVAMVRPPNIRDAERKLNVMTGVISMIARDPEMAAAAQEAIVAPRAAANRVLFQRAIERGEIAADVDLDTLSMIAPAMAAFRTLILRKSPDREFLVGIIDNVVLPAARRNTPAP
- a CDS encoding helix-turn-helix domain-containing protein, translating into MTAGAGPDATEPQTPGAAAKPRLGRKRDHTRDNDILEAALDVLAETGYDGMTIDMVATRAKAGKATLYAAGHRSRTSCWMRSRA
- a CDS encoding MFS transporter; protein product: MTLVVVGLAQLMVVLDATVVNIALPSAQADLGFSDGQRQRIVTAYSLAFGSLLLLGGRLSDLMGRKRTFVIGLIGFAIASALGGAAPSFELLVAARALQGVFGALLAPTALAVLTTTFTIPKERARAFGVFGAIAGAGGAVGLLLGGVLTEAFDWRWNLYINVAIAAVALVGAFVFVPSIARTGPRPKLDIPGTLLVSAGLFALVYGFSHAETDGWDSPLTWGMLAGAVVFLGAFVFWQTRAGHPLLPLHIVRDRNRGAAYLSVMIAGAGMFGIFLFVTYYLQLTLGYSPIQTGLAFLPMIAMLVLAAQLGTNIFVPRFGPKLLVPIGMTIAASGMVWLTFLDATSTYAGHVMPPLMLIGFAMGTIMPASMQTATLGVDREFAGVASAMVNTSQQVGGSVGTALLNTLAATAATDYLLEHGPQAAGDAMIASYAAAYWWGAGFFAVGAVVSALLFRRRNQGLSLSREIQEENAAEPVLAH